One part of the Bacteroidia bacterium genome encodes these proteins:
- a CDS encoding AI-2E family transporter, with translation MQKTAYFLISAIGIVLILIYGQSLLVPFVMGLLFWYMMRGIKKYLHKIPFVKKYFPSWLETSLATLTVVVVIMVMFNIISVNIKTLSQSYADYEANVESVLDLLNEKYGLDILESLKGQTQNIDFGEILGSILSSLSDLIGNTFMILLYAIFILLEEAQFGKKIRAIFTEEDQYDRFNEVLGEIESSISQYFRLKTMVSLLTGVLSYIALMLIGIDSPAFWAFLIFLLNYIPTIGSLVATGFPAIFALLQFGEALPAILVLGIVGTIQILVGNYIEPRLMGSSMNISPLVTILGLTLWGMIWGVIGMILSVPITVVMILVFSQFESTRPVAILLSENGKIGKK, from the coding sequence TTGCAAAAGACTGCATATTTTCTCATCAGCGCTATCGGGATTGTTCTCATCCTGATTTATGGGCAAAGCCTCCTGGTTCCCTTTGTCATGGGTTTGCTTTTTTGGTATATGATGCGGGGAATCAAGAAGTATTTGCATAAGATTCCTTTTGTGAAAAAGTACTTTCCCTCCTGGCTGGAAACTAGCCTGGCAACCCTGACAGTAGTGGTGGTGATCATGGTGATGTTTAACATCATTTCCGTTAATATCAAGACCCTTTCACAATCCTATGCTGACTATGAAGCCAATGTGGAGTCTGTATTGGACTTGCTAAATGAAAAATACGGCCTGGATATTTTAGAAAGTCTTAAGGGACAAACGCAGAACATCGATTTTGGAGAAATCCTGGGTTCGATCCTGAGCTCGCTTTCAGATTTGATTGGCAATACTTTCATGATCCTGCTCTATGCGATCTTTATCTTACTGGAAGAAGCCCAGTTTGGAAAGAAAATCCGAGCAATCTTTACAGAAGAGGATCAGTACGATCGTTTCAATGAGGTTTTGGGGGAAATTGAGTCCTCGATTTCCCAATATTTTCGCCTGAAGACCATGGTTAGTCTGCTGACGGGAGTTTTATCCTATATAGCCTTAATGCTTATAGGTATTGATTCTCCGGCATTCTGGGCCTTTCTGATCTTCCTCCTAAATTATATTCCAACTATAGGTTCGCTAGTCGCCACGGGTTTCCCGGCCATATTTGCCCTTTTGCAATTTGGAGAGGCCTTGCCGGCGATTTTGGTTTTGGGAATTGTAGGTACGATCCAGATTTTGGTAGGAAATTATATAGAACCTCGACTGATGGGGAGCTCGATGAATATCAGTCCTCTGGTTACGATACTGGGACTGACGCTATGGGGAATGATTTGGGGAGTGATCGGGATGATTCTGAGTGTACCTATCACAGTTGTAATGATCCTTGTTTTCTCTCAATTTGAAAGTACTCGGCCTGTAGCGATTTTGCTCTCCGAAAATGGGAAGATCGGCAAGAAATAG
- a CDS encoding acyl-ACP desaturase encodes MILKNIRLEVMEAIEPFLEGFMKKYLIPIEENWQPSDLLPDSRKENFFYKLEELRELAQELDSDFWVVLVGDTITEEALPTYESWLMDVEGISQQNGGTAWSKWVRAWTAEENRHGDLLNKYLYLSGKVNMREMETSTQHLIADGFDIGTDQDPYKNFIYTSFQELATNISHRRVGALAHKKGNEQLAKMCGVIAADELRHARAYKHFVQKILEFDPSNLMLAFEEMMRHKIVMPAHFLRASGDAIGGLFEHFSHAAERLGVYTAQDYVFILRNLLKEWEIDSVTDLNDQAERARDYLMKLPDRLARVAERMKTPVKEYEFSWIS; translated from the coding sequence ATGATTTTAAAAAATATACGACTAGAAGTTATGGAGGCCATAGAGCCTTTTCTTGAGGGCTTCATGAAAAAATACCTGATTCCGATTGAGGAAAACTGGCAACCTTCAGATTTGTTGCCTGATTCTCGTAAAGAGAATTTCTTTTATAAACTCGAAGAACTTCGCGAACTGGCTCAGGAGCTGGATTCTGATTTCTGGGTGGTGCTTGTCGGAGATACGATTACCGAAGAAGCCTTACCGACCTACGAATCCTGGTTGATGGATGTGGAGGGGATTAGTCAACAAAATGGAGGGACTGCCTGGTCCAAATGGGTAAGAGCCTGGACTGCGGAAGAAAATCGTCATGGAGATCTTCTCAACAAATATCTCTATTTGTCGGGGAAGGTGAATATGCGAGAAATGGAAACCTCTACTCAACATCTCATTGCGGATGGATTTGATATAGGTACAGATCAGGATCCATACAAGAATTTTATATATACCAGTTTTCAGGAATTGGCGACCAATATCTCCCACAGAAGAGTAGGGGCATTGGCTCATAAAAAGGGGAATGAACAATTGGCAAAAATGTGTGGAGTGATCGCAGCTGATGAGCTGAGACATGCACGTGCCTACAAGCATTTTGTACAGAAAATTCTCGAATTTGATCCCAGCAATCTTATGCTGGCTTTCGAAGAAATGATGCGTCATAAGATCGTTATGCCTGCTCACTTCCTTCGTGCTTCAGGAGATGCCATTGGGGGATTGTTTGAGCATTTCTCTCATGCAGCAGAGCGATTAGGGGTTTATACTGCACAGGATTATGTATTTATTCTCCGTAATCTCCTGAAAGAGTGGGAAATTGATTCTGTTACGGATTTGAATGATCAGGCAGAAAGAGCGAGAGATTATCTGATGAAATTGCCGGATCGTCTGGCAAGAGTAGCAGAGAGAATGAAAACCCCTGTAAAAGAATATGAATTCAGCTGGATAAGCTGA
- a CDS encoding mechanosensitive ion channel: MPHFILQSVFPEFLVRFFRDFWPPVQDTVLTIIGVLIIYTIANFILRRQMKGHSDGLLIKQIILFLLGLFGFISIVIAPLDSELQKEVLQLLGIVLSATFALASTTFLGNALAGIMNRITNSCEPGDFIRIGDYSGRISDRGLFHIELQTEDRDLTTLPNLFLANNPVKVIRNSGTIISAVASLGYDVPRKKIEAALIEAAKEADLSEPFVYITELGDFSIVYKIHGMLTDTKRILTAKSRLHAMMLDKLHEADIEIVSPSFMNQRQVNKTIFIPEQQKHLEPEIEVETPEEIMFDKAEQASSVELQKQRMSVLDSKLTELTQKLKDASDQQSKKAYTEQINLVEELKKTTQERLDKGMEELKKKE; this comes from the coding sequence ATGCCGCATTTCATCCTCCAAAGTGTCTTTCCTGAATTTCTGGTAAGATTTTTCAGAGATTTTTGGCCTCCGGTTCAGGATACTGTTCTTACCATTATTGGAGTACTCATTATATATACGATTGCCAATTTTATCCTTAGAAGGCAGATGAAAGGGCATTCAGATGGCCTTTTGATCAAGCAGATCATCCTTTTTTTACTAGGCTTATTTGGATTTATTTCCATCGTTATTGCCCCTTTAGACTCTGAGTTACAGAAGGAAGTTTTACAATTATTAGGCATTGTACTCTCGGCAACTTTTGCTCTGGCTTCAACTACCTTTTTAGGAAATGCTTTGGCAGGGATCATGAATCGCATCACCAATAGTTGCGAACCGGGTGATTTTATACGGATAGGAGATTATTCAGGAAGAATATCGGATAGAGGCTTGTTTCATATAGAGTTGCAAACGGAGGATCGTGACCTCACAACACTCCCAAATCTATTTCTTGCTAATAATCCCGTTAAGGTAATTCGGAATTCGGGTACCATCATTTCTGCGGTTGCATCTTTGGGCTATGACGTCCCTCGTAAAAAAATAGAAGCTGCTTTAATCGAAGCAGCAAAAGAGGCAGACTTGTCTGAGCCTTTTGTTTATATCACCGAATTGGGAGATTTTTCCATCGTCTATAAGATTCATGGCATGCTCACAGATACCAAGCGCATCCTGACAGCCAAATCCCGCCTTCATGCCATGATGCTCGACAAACTGCATGAAGCTGATATTGAGATCGTTTCTCCCAGTTTTATGAACCAGCGACAGGTAAACAAAACGATCTTCATACCTGAACAACAGAAACATCTGGAACCGGAAATTGAGGTTGAGACTCCGGAGGAAATTATGTTTGACAAGGCAGAGCAGGCTAGTTCGGTTGAACTTCAAAAGCAACGAATGAGTGTGCTCGACAGTAAGCTGACTGAGCTTACTCAAAAACTCAAAGATGCCTCTGATCAGCAGAGCAAAAAGGCCTATACCGAGCAGATCAATCTAGTGGAAGAGCTAAAAAAAACCACTCAGGAACGCCTGGACAAAGGCATGGAGGAACTCAAAAAGAAAGAATAA
- a CDS encoding lysophospholipid acyltransferase family protein: MRKILGYILTPIHISAFALVLFIFHPLQWLAFNLGGYKAHKIVVDFMNFFLIKSLLFLGINPKFELNQELPEGRPLIVVANHQSLYDIPPFFWYLRKHHIKFISKIELGKGIPSISYNLRHGGNVLIDRKDPKQSLAAIRDFAKYIEKNNYAAVIFPEGTRSKTGLPKRFSPNGLKMLLKYAPSAIILPVTVNNTYKLTGKGYYPMPAFIKPSWKAHPYLEPNGRNADDLILEIESLITKEVETDKIVVS, translated from the coding sequence ATGAGGAAGATACTAGGTTATATTCTCACACCCATTCATATTTCGGCTTTTGCACTGGTTCTTTTTATTTTTCATCCATTGCAATGGTTAGCCTTTAATCTCGGCGGCTATAAAGCCCATAAAATTGTAGTGGATTTTATGAACTTTTTTCTCATAAAATCCCTCTTGTTTTTAGGCATTAATCCCAAATTTGAGCTAAACCAGGAACTACCAGAAGGAAGACCGCTGATTGTTGTTGCCAACCATCAAAGCTTGTACGATATTCCTCCTTTCTTCTGGTATTTGAGAAAGCATCATATCAAGTTTATCTCCAAGATAGAGTTGGGCAAAGGCATCCCGAGTATTTCCTATAATCTTCGCCATGGAGGCAATGTCTTGATTGACAGAAAAGATCCCAAACAATCTCTGGCAGCTATTAGGGACTTTGCCAAATACATAGAAAAGAACAATTATGCTGCCGTCATATTTCCCGAGGGCACAAGAAGTAAAACAGGCCTGCCCAAGCGGTTTTCTCCTAATGGCCTCAAAATGTTGCTGAAATATGCTCCTTCAGCCATTATCCTACCTGTTACCGTCAATAACACCTACAAACTCACCGGCAAAGGCTACTATCCCATGCCTGCCTTTATAAAGCCGAGTTGGAAAGCGCACCCATACCTTGAGCCAAATGGCCGAAACGCAGATGATTTGATCCTGGAGATCGAAAGCTTAATTACAAAAGAGGTCGAGACCGATAAAATTGTGGTATCTTGA
- a CDS encoding RsmD family RNA methyltransferase, whose protein sequence is MTIEEFEILTHDKIQDLIEANLYENPSNLALSQKYNDFPIYIVSQQLKYLQKSRKKIPSFYESCCIIPGIAFEQASSEQSAGMKSFSGESCLDLSTGLGVDVAHFSRYFQQVDTVEIDGLKVEVAKHNFRKLGIKNVNFHHDSSENYLKNYTGEAYDLIYLDPARRDKRGRRTFAPEDCQPNVFELLPLLLQKGQKILVKLSPLYDHVEAFRKFPQMSRFHIYSIDHEVKEVLLELDREPVGEKEILLKIHRNGITQSFHFLLEEEGSLDFEEREISYVWDADPAFYKARLTEQLLAKYFPDSAGFIETSKGFFFSSEAAASDFPGRIFKVKASLPYKPKVLKKHFKSAGIKRAEIIRRDFPFSTKDIRKQLGLDAGGETYLLACMIKGERKILICNRA, encoded by the coding sequence ATAAGATTCAAGACCTTATCGAAGCAAATTTGTACGAGAATCCGTCAAATTTGGCCTTGAGTCAAAAGTACAACGACTTTCCTATCTATATAGTTTCCCAACAACTGAAATACCTCCAAAAAAGTCGAAAAAAAATTCCTTCTTTTTATGAAAGCTGTTGTATCATACCCGGAATAGCCTTTGAGCAGGCAAGTAGTGAGCAAAGTGCTGGCATGAAATCCTTTAGTGGTGAAAGTTGTTTGGATTTAAGTACAGGGCTAGGCGTGGATGTTGCTCATTTCTCTCGGTATTTTCAGCAGGTCGATACAGTAGAAATTGATGGGTTAAAGGTTGAAGTGGCCAAACACAATTTTCGGAAACTTGGAATAAAGAATGTAAACTTTCATCACGATTCTTCCGAAAACTACCTGAAAAATTATACAGGTGAAGCTTATGATCTGATTTACCTCGATCCTGCCAGAAGGGATAAAAGGGGCAGAAGGACCTTTGCGCCTGAAGATTGTCAGCCCAATGTCTTCGAATTGCTTCCCCTTCTTTTGCAGAAAGGCCAAAAAATTCTGGTCAAACTTAGTCCGCTTTATGATCATGTTGAGGCCTTTCGAAAGTTCCCTCAGATGAGTCGCTTTCATATTTATTCAATTGATCATGAAGTCAAAGAAGTCTTGTTGGAATTGGATAGAGAGCCAGTGGGGGAAAAGGAAATTCTGCTTAAAATCCACCGAAATGGAATTACGCAAAGTTTTCATTTCCTTTTAGAAGAAGAAGGTTCCCTTGATTTTGAAGAACGCGAAATCTCTTATGTCTGGGATGCTGATCCTGCTTTTTACAAAGCAAGATTGACTGAGCAGTTATTAGCTAAATACTTTCCAGATAGCGCAGGCTTTATTGAAACCAGCAAAGGATTCTTTTTTAGTTCGGAAGCTGCGGCTTCTGATTTTCCGGGAAGAATTTTTAAGGTGAAAGCTTCTTTACCCTACAAACCCAAAGTTCTGAAAAAACATTTCAAATCTGCTGGCATAAAACGTGCAGAAATAATACGACGAGATTTTCCATTTTCTACTAAAGATATCCGTAAGCAATTGGGATTGGATGCCGGAGGTGAGACCTATCTTTTAGCTTGTATGATTAAAGGGGAAAGAAAAATCCTGATTTGTAATCGGGCTTGA
- a CDS encoding penicillin acylase family protein, producing MKALRTILLIFLLVVGLLLLGGYFLLRSTSPNYEGSLQLEGLDKKVEVFYDDYGIPHIYADTEKDAQFALGFVHAQDRLFQMEMIRRVGRGDLAEILGPDMAKTDRFFRTIGTLESARRAAKVFHAKADDDPMKIAAQAYLDGINAFIDQDNLPVEYQLMGIPVRHFTIEDTYATFAYMAFSFAQAFRTDPLVMRIKEKYGDAYLADLDVHWNPAAQVIPHYKAAEMEEEMAEAFGIKELFESMPVAPWIGSNSWVIGPSKTKNGKVLFSNDTHIAYAQPSVWYEAHIEFPGLKSYGSYLAGVPFPVIGHNEHHAIGLTMFENDDIDFYVEKINPENANQVYVNDHWEEMESREERVKVLDEEDLVFTVQTTRHGPLVNDAIEDISKTTEDPVSFWWVYNEFIPNNLELAYGMSHKKTLEEVRACIATGAAPGLNVMYGDVDGNIAWWAMAKLPKRPEHTNSKFFLDGASGEDEIDGYYEFEDNPQSENPPSGFVYSANNQPTTHNGVMHPGYYIPQARAKRIVDILSTDKKWDMEAAQEMITDVKSPIMPKVAQAVLAQLSEDKTDLEAQAVTVLGEWDGDNQLDDIAPTIYTKLLFHIAEKTFADELGEEDFNTFLLTHMIKRTLPFLVQNETSVWWDKKDTEAVESRQDIFQEAFSQTIQELETQLGGDINEWKWGKVNSIEHPHPLAQVEALRGTFNVGPMPIKGATEVINNQMSIPNAEGIYEVKAGPALRRIIDFGDMEHSVSVLPSGQSGNFMSPHYGDQAEMFAKGEFRLQMTNKDEIKKIGKKLVLKP from the coding sequence ATGAAAGCTCTTAGGACTATACTACTTATTTTTTTACTCGTCGTCGGTCTACTCTTATTAGGTGGATATTTCTTATTGCGTTCTACTTCTCCCAATTATGAAGGGAGCCTTCAACTTGAAGGACTGGATAAGAAAGTAGAAGTTTTTTACGACGATTATGGAATTCCTCACATTTATGCTGATACGGAAAAGGATGCGCAATTTGCCCTGGGATTTGTGCATGCACAGGACCGCCTTTTTCAGATGGAAATGATTCGCAGAGTGGGCAGAGGGGATTTAGCAGAAATACTAGGGCCTGATATGGCCAAGACGGATCGCTTCTTTCGGACCATCGGTACGCTTGAAAGTGCCAGGCGAGCCGCAAAGGTTTTCCATGCAAAAGCAGATGACGATCCCATGAAGATTGCGGCTCAAGCCTATCTGGATGGAATCAATGCCTTCATAGATCAGGATAATCTTCCCGTAGAGTACCAACTCATGGGTATACCTGTACGCCATTTCACCATTGAAGATACCTATGCGACTTTTGCCTATATGGCCTTTAGTTTCGCTCAGGCATTTCGAACAGACCCTCTGGTCATGCGGATCAAGGAAAAATACGGAGATGCTTACCTCGCAGACCTGGATGTTCACTGGAATCCCGCAGCTCAGGTTATTCCTCATTATAAAGCAGCCGAAATGGAGGAGGAAATGGCAGAGGCTTTTGGAATAAAGGAATTATTTGAAAGTATGCCTGTCGCTCCCTGGATCGGAAGTAATAGCTGGGTGATTGGCCCTTCAAAAACGAAAAACGGCAAGGTCCTGTTTTCCAATGATACCCATATCGCTTATGCACAACCTTCCGTTTGGTATGAGGCGCATATTGAGTTTCCCGGACTCAAATCCTATGGTTCCTATTTGGCAGGTGTTCCTTTTCCTGTGATTGGTCATAATGAACATCATGCCATTGGATTGACCATGTTCGAAAATGATGATATCGATTTTTATGTTGAGAAAATAAATCCAGAAAACGCTAATCAGGTCTATGTAAATGACCATTGGGAGGAAATGGAAAGTCGGGAGGAAAGGGTGAAAGTTCTGGATGAAGAAGATCTCGTTTTTACCGTTCAGACCACCCGCCATGGTCCCCTGGTAAACGATGCAATCGAAGATATTTCCAAAACGACAGAAGACCCGGTTTCTTTCTGGTGGGTGTATAATGAATTTATTCCCAACAATCTTGAACTGGCCTATGGAATGAGTCATAAAAAGACCTTAGAGGAAGTAAGGGCATGCATCGCAACAGGCGCGGCTCCCGGACTCAATGTTATGTACGGAGATGTAGATGGTAACATTGCCTGGTGGGCAATGGCGAAACTTCCCAAAAGACCCGAGCATACCAATTCAAAATTCTTCCTCGATGGAGCCAGTGGAGAAGATGAAATTGACGGCTACTATGAATTTGAAGACAATCCTCAATCCGAAAATCCGCCATCAGGCTTTGTTTACTCTGCCAATAATCAACCCACTACCCACAATGGCGTCATGCATCCGGGTTATTATATCCCTCAAGCCAGAGCAAAACGTATCGTGGATATCCTTTCCACCGATAAAAAATGGGATATGGAGGCAGCCCAGGAGATGATTACAGATGTAAAATCTCCCATTATGCCCAAGGTGGCTCAAGCGGTTCTTGCTCAACTTTCAGAAGACAAAACTGATCTTGAAGCTCAGGCTGTTACTGTTTTAGGGGAATGGGATGGCGATAATCAACTCGATGATATTGCTCCCACCATTTATACAAAATTACTCTTCCACATCGCAGAGAAAACCTTTGCAGACGAATTGGGGGAAGAGGATTTCAATACCTTTTTGCTGACCCATATGATAAAACGTACACTTCCCTTCCTGGTTCAGAATGAAACAAGTGTCTGGTGGGATAAAAAGGATACAGAAGCGGTTGAAAGTAGACAAGATATTTTTCAAGAAGCCTTTAGCCAGACGATCCAGGAATTGGAAACTCAATTAGGAGGAGATATCAATGAGTGGAAATGGGGCAAGGTAAATAGCATAGAACATCCACATCCACTGGCACAGGTAGAGGCTTTGAGAGGGACCTTTAATGTAGGCCCAATGCCAATCAAAGGAGCAACTGAGGTAATCAATAATCAGATGTCTATTCCTAATGCCGAAGGAATCTATGAGGTAAAGGCAGGACCAGCTTTAAGAAGGATCATCGATTTTGGAGATATGGAGCATTCGGTAAGCGTGCTACCCAGTGGACAATCCGGAAACTTCATGAGTCCTCACTATGGAGATCAGGCAGAGATGTTTGCCAAAGGTGAGTTCCGACTTCAGATGACCAATAAAGATGAGATTAAAAAGATTGGGAAGAAACTGGTGTTGAAACCCTAG